GGCCCTCATCGCGAAGCTCAACGCCGACCCGAAGGTCCACGGCATCCTCGTGCAGGTGCCCCTGCCCAAGCACATGGACGAGCAGCGCGTGCTCAACGCGATCTCGCCGGACAAGGACGTGGACGGGTTCCACCCCGTGAACGTGGGGCGCCTGCTGAACGGCGAGGAGGCCTTCGTGTCCTGCACGCCCGCGGGCTGCCAGGAGCTGCTGAAGCGCTGGGGCTACGACCCCGCCGGGAAGCATGTCGTCATCGTGGGCCGGTCCAACATCGTCGGCAAGCCGTTGGCGGCGCTGCTCATGCAGAAGGCGAAGGGCGCCAACGCCACCGTGACCGTCTGCCACTCGCGCACCAAAAACCTCGCCGCCCTCACGCGGCAGGCCGACATCCTCGTCGCCGCCATCGGCGTGCCGGAGTTTGTCACGGCGCGCATGGTCCGCGAGGGCGC
This sequence is a window from Candidatus Hydrogenedentota bacterium. Protein-coding genes within it:
- the folD gene encoding bifunctional methylenetetrahydrofolate dehydrogenase/methenyltetrahydrofolate cyclohydrolase FolD, whose product is MPAKRGPRIIDGKKTSGIILEELKGEVAALRAKGIQPGLAVVLVGEDPASEVYVRSKRRTCADLGIASFSHDLPANATEKRLLALIAKLNADPKVHGILVQVPLPKHMDEQRVLNAISPDKDVDGFHPVNVGRLLNGEEAFVSCTPAGCQELLKRWGYDPAGKHVVIVGRSNIVGKPLAALLMQKAKGANATVTVCHSRTKNLAALTRQADILVAAIGVPEFVTARMVREGAVVIDVGVNRIPDATKKSGTRLVGDVAFAGVAKKARAITPVPGGVGPMTIAMLMRNTVLAARRAGK